Proteins encoded together in one Thermogemmatispora onikobensis window:
- a CDS encoding FKBP-type peptidyl-prolyl cis-trans isomerase, whose translation MTQTEQGKKGGSQRLRRPGQRQQERIRRQMRRRRRQQLIITSTVTLVIIILAALGFWQYQRVNAQQAASREATATAVSKAHANATATALARNCFIDSRASAQVPSVYSATATPTAGPATAPAVNRTPVVKSDGLKYFDIRTGSGTAAKNGSTLEVEYVGWLANTCKKFDSSYDRNGQPFSFALGKGQVIKGWDEGLVGVKPGTIRRLYIPAKLGYGNQAQGSIPANSDLIFDVIVLSVK comes from the coding sequence ATGACGCAGACAGAACAGGGGAAAAAAGGAGGTTCGCAGAGACTGCGCCGTCCGGGGCAACGTCAACAAGAGCGAATCAGAAGGCAGATGCGGCGCCGGAGGCGTCAGCAACTCATTATTACCAGCACTGTTACTCTCGTCATTATTATTCTAGCCGCGCTGGGCTTCTGGCAGTATCAGCGTGTTAATGCCCAGCAGGCCGCCTCGCGTGAGGCCACAGCGACTGCCGTCAGCAAGGCCCATGCCAATGCCACGGCGACGGCCCTGGCGCGTAACTGCTTCATCGATAGTAGAGCGTCTGCACAGGTGCCCTCGGTTTACAGTGCCACGGCCACCCCAACAGCGGGACCGGCAACGGCGCCAGCGGTCAATAGAACGCCGGTGGTCAAGAGCGATGGACTTAAGTATTTTGATATTCGCACGGGCAGTGGGACGGCAGCTAAGAACGGCTCTACCCTGGAGGTGGAATACGTTGGCTGGCTGGCCAATACCTGCAAGAAGTTCGATAGTTCGTATGATCGCAATGGCCAGCCTTTCTCGTTCGCACTGGGCAAGGGGCAGGTCATTAAAGGTTGGGACGAGGGCCTGGTCGGGGTCAAGCCGGGGACGATTCGCCGCCTTTACATTCCGGCGAAGCTCGGCTACGGCAACCAGGCGCAAGGCTCGATTCCTGCCAACTCGGACCTGATCTTCGACGTCATCGTGCTCAGTGTCAAATAG
- a CDS encoding dihydroorotate dehydrogenase: MRLTVELAAGRKSSLLLRNPVMLAAGTCGYGLEYARIAEIERLGAIVSKGTTLRPRRGNAQPRTREVAAGLLNAIGLQNPGIETVIRRYAPIWSTWQTPVIVNIAGETVEEFAKLAQRLEGVPGVAGIEVNVSCPNVRAGGRVFGESPEAVAAVTAAVRQSTTLPVIVKLSPNTGDARPTALAAAEAGADAVSLINTLTGMDIDLEARRPLPAHGTGGLSGPAIRPLALRMVYEVACELRERQPGVAVIGIGGITSASDALAFIMAGAVAVQIGTANFVNPRTGVLVLEGIEAFMRAHGIENIAELVGAALP; encoded by the coding sequence ATGCGGCTCACGGTCGAACTGGCGGCGGGACGCAAGAGCAGTCTGCTGCTGCGTAATCCGGTGATGTTAGCTGCCGGAACCTGTGGTTACGGCCTGGAGTATGCCAGGATTGCTGAGATCGAGCGCCTGGGGGCCATTGTCAGTAAGGGAACGACCTTGCGCCCGCGGCGGGGCAACGCGCAGCCACGCACGCGCGAGGTCGCGGCGGGCTTGCTCAATGCCATTGGACTACAGAATCCTGGTATTGAGACCGTGATTCGTCGATATGCCCCAATTTGGTCCACCTGGCAGACGCCGGTGATTGTCAACATTGCGGGCGAGACGGTTGAGGAGTTTGCCAAGCTGGCGCAGCGGCTGGAGGGGGTGCCGGGGGTGGCGGGTATTGAGGTCAATGTTTCTTGCCCTAATGTGCGTGCCGGGGGCCGTGTCTTCGGCGAGAGTCCTGAAGCGGTGGCCGCGGTCACGGCGGCAGTCCGTCAGAGCACGACCTTACCCGTGATTGTCAAGCTCTCGCCTAATACTGGCGATGCGCGTCCGACCGCTCTGGCGGCGGCTGAGGCTGGGGCCGATGCGGTTTCTTTGATCAATACGCTGACAGGAATGGACATCGATCTAGAGGCCCGTCGCCCATTGCCGGCCCACGGAACCGGCGGGCTGTCCGGGCCAGCCATCAGACCGCTGGCTTTGCGCATGGTCTACGAGGTGGCCTGTGAGTTACGCGAGCGGCAGCCGGGGGTGGCAGTCATTGGCATCGGCGGGATTACCTCGGCCTCGGACGCGCTGGCTTTCATCATGGCCGGGGCGGTCGCTGTGCAGATCGGCACGGCTAACTTTGTGAATCCGCGTACAGGCGTGCTCGTGCTGGAAGGGATTGAGGCTTTTATGCGAGCGCACGGCATCGAGAATATTGCCGAACTGGTTGGGGCCGCCCTCCCGTAA
- a CDS encoding S41 family peptidase, producing MPSQGYVRFPTIYHDQIVFVAEDDLWLVSSEGGRAERLTVGMGAISYPHFSPDGSQLAFVGHEEGPSEIFLMPAAGGPARRLTYQAASCKVLGWTPTGDAILYASSAGQMSLHYEVIYAVSPAGGLPRQLPYGAANEISFGPNGGVVLGRNIREAAYWKRYRGGTVGHLWCDRAGSGHFERLLRIDGNISSPCWVGERIYFLSDHEGIGNVYSCTPEGEDLRRHTHHEDFYARNLASDGQRLVYHAGADLYLFDPDSNQTRRLEVLLPSQRPQRNRKFVPAAHYLDTYALHPQGHMVAVTTRGKAFSFGNWEGPVIQYGEPDGVRYRFLQWLNDGRRLVAVCDAIGREALVVFDPEDAAEPRLYAEIEFGRALTVEISPVADEVAITNHRNELLVVDLAEGRARLLDRSPFGQIEHVAWSPDGRWLAYSFPASAQQTAIKLCNLESGELAFATRPVLHDLAPSFDPEGKFLYFLGHRIFNPVYDALQFDLNFPRGVKPYAIMLSREQRSPFVPEPRAPQSNGREKEEKRAAPGGAEGSPRGDHKEEGEEESSEEAQRRPAPITIDLEGITERVLPFPVPEGRYRKIRGLKGKALFLNFPVEGALHSQPDSQTPPVRGHIECYDLENHKYEWLIDGVDDFELAREGRMLIYRSGQRLRVVKAGEKALKGENGERASRETGWLDLSRVKVSVQPAAEWRQMFNEAWRLQREQFWDEDMAGIDWEAVHAQYAPLLERVASRAELSDLLWELQGELGTSHAYEMGGEYRHGPQYRQGFLGLDWLYDAEHERYRIARIVRGDPSDSRATSPLTAPGLNVSEGDAVLAINGQRVGPQRSPEELLVNQANTEVQLTIESAASGEVRTITVKALASERQARYRDWVESNRRLVHQLSEGRVGYIHIPDMGAEGYAEFHRSYLSEYDRPALLIDVRWNGGGHVSPLLLEKLARRRLGYDFPRWGQPVPYPPESPRGPMVALTNEQAGSDGDIFSHCFKLMGLGPLIGKRTWGGVIGISPRHRLVDGTRTTQPEFAFWFKDVGWNVENYGTDPDIEVDIAPQDYAHQRDPQLERAVAEALRLLESYPVLEPKPGERPRRSRPRLLVAPPATAPGANSETLPAGDADTAAATEE from the coding sequence ATGCCTTCCCAGGGATATGTGCGCTTCCCTACGATTTACCACGACCAGATTGTCTTTGTCGCCGAGGACGACCTGTGGCTCGTTTCCAGCGAGGGCGGACGGGCCGAACGTCTGACGGTGGGCATGGGCGCAATCAGCTATCCTCACTTCTCTCCCGACGGCAGCCAGCTTGCCTTTGTCGGTCATGAGGAAGGTCCTAGCGAGATCTTTTTGATGCCGGCAGCAGGGGGACCGGCCCGCCGCCTGACCTACCAGGCCGCTTCCTGTAAGGTTTTGGGCTGGACCCCGACGGGCGATGCGATCCTCTACGCCAGCAGCGCCGGCCAGATGAGCCTGCACTACGAGGTGATCTACGCCGTCAGCCCCGCCGGCGGCCTACCGCGCCAGCTACCCTATGGCGCTGCTAATGAGATCTCTTTCGGCCCCAACGGCGGCGTCGTTCTCGGTCGCAACATCCGCGAGGCCGCTTATTGGAAGCGCTATCGCGGTGGTACCGTCGGCCATCTCTGGTGCGACCGCGCTGGGAGCGGGCACTTTGAACGCTTGCTGCGCATCGATGGCAACATTAGCTCTCCCTGTTGGGTGGGTGAGCGCATTTACTTCCTTTCTGATCATGAGGGAATCGGTAACGTCTATTCATGCACTCCCGAAGGGGAGGACCTGCGCCGCCATACGCACCACGAGGATTTCTACGCGCGCAATCTCGCCAGCGATGGCCAGCGCCTGGTCTATCATGCCGGAGCCGATCTGTATCTGTTCGATCCAGACAGCAACCAGACGCGCCGCCTGGAGGTCCTGCTCCCAAGCCAGCGTCCGCAGCGCAATCGCAAGTTTGTGCCGGCAGCTCACTATCTCGATACCTATGCGCTCCATCCCCAGGGACATATGGTAGCGGTGACAACCCGCGGCAAGGCGTTCTCTTTCGGCAACTGGGAAGGCCCGGTCATTCAGTATGGCGAGCCTGATGGCGTGCGCTATCGCTTCCTGCAATGGCTCAACGACGGGCGCCGCCTGGTGGCGGTCTGCGACGCTATCGGGCGCGAAGCGCTGGTAGTCTTTGATCCCGAGGACGCTGCTGAGCCTCGCCTCTACGCCGAGATCGAGTTTGGGCGGGCGTTGACCGTCGAGATCTCGCCGGTCGCCGATGAGGTGGCGATCACGAACCACCGCAATGAGCTGCTGGTGGTCGATTTGGCCGAGGGTCGTGCCCGTCTGCTTGACCGCAGCCCATTCGGCCAGATCGAGCATGTAGCCTGGTCGCCCGACGGGCGCTGGCTGGCCTATAGCTTTCCCGCCAGCGCTCAGCAAACGGCCATCAAGCTCTGCAATCTAGAAAGCGGCGAGCTGGCTTTTGCCACTCGTCCGGTGCTACACGATCTGGCACCTTCCTTTGATCCCGAGGGGAAGTTTCTTTATTTCCTGGGCCACCGCATCTTTAATCCCGTCTACGATGCCCTGCAGTTCGATTTGAATTTTCCACGCGGAGTAAAGCCCTACGCTATTATGCTGAGCCGTGAGCAGCGCTCGCCATTTGTGCCAGAACCACGGGCCCCCCAGTCGAATGGGCGGGAGAAAGAGGAGAAGCGAGCCGCACCTGGAGGGGCAGAGGGCAGCCCCAGAGGAGACCACAAGGAGGAAGGCGAAGAGGAGAGTAGCGAAGAGGCTCAGCGCCGCCCTGCTCCTATCACCATTGATCTGGAGGGCATCACAGAGCGGGTACTACCCTTTCCCGTACCAGAGGGCCGCTATCGCAAGATCCGCGGCCTGAAGGGCAAAGCCCTCTTTCTGAACTTCCCCGTTGAGGGAGCTTTGCACAGCCAGCCCGATAGCCAGACACCGCCAGTACGTGGCCATATCGAGTGCTACGATTTGGAAAATCATAAGTATGAGTGGCTGATCGATGGTGTCGATGATTTTGAGCTGGCCCGCGAGGGGCGCATGCTGATCTATCGCTCCGGTCAGCGCCTGCGCGTCGTGAAGGCTGGAGAGAAGGCTCTCAAAGGGGAGAACGGTGAACGGGCCAGCCGTGAGACAGGCTGGCTGGATCTGAGCCGGGTGAAGGTATCGGTGCAGCCAGCCGCTGAGTGGCGCCAGATGTTCAATGAGGCCTGGCGCCTGCAGCGTGAACAGTTCTGGGACGAGGATATGGCAGGCATCGATTGGGAAGCGGTTCATGCCCAGTACGCACCGTTGCTGGAGCGCGTCGCTTCGCGCGCGGAGTTATCCGATCTCCTCTGGGAGCTGCAGGGCGAGCTAGGCACCTCCCACGCTTACGAGATGGGCGGTGAGTATCGCCACGGACCGCAGTATCGACAGGGCTTCCTGGGCCTCGATTGGCTCTACGACGCTGAGCATGAGCGCTATCGCATCGCTCGCATTGTGCGTGGCGACCCCTCCGATAGCCGCGCCACTTCGCCGCTGACCGCCCCCGGGCTGAATGTCTCCGAGGGTGATGCGGTGCTGGCGATCAACGGTCAGCGCGTCGGCCCACAGCGCAGCCCCGAGGAGCTGCTGGTTAATCAGGCTAACACGGAGGTACAGCTGACTATTGAAAGTGCGGCCAGCGGCGAGGTGCGCACAATCACGGTGAAGGCTCTGGCCAGCGAGCGCCAGGCTCGTTATCGCGATTGGGTCGAGAGTAACCGACGTCTGGTGCACCAGCTCTCTGAGGGACGAGTCGGCTATATCCATATTCCCGATATGGGAGCCGAGGGCTATGCCGAGTTTCATCGTAGCTATCTGAGCGAGTACGATCGCCCGGCCCTCTTGATCGATGTGCGCTGGAATGGTGGTGGCCATGTCTCACCGCTGTTGCTGGAGAAGCTGGCCCGTCGCCGCCTCGGCTACGATTTCCCACGCTGGGGCCAGCCTGTCCCTTATCCCCCAGAATCGCCGCGCGGCCCAATGGTCGCTTTGACCAATGAGCAGGCCGGTTCGGACGGCGATATCTTTAGCCATTGCTTTAAGCTGATGGGGCTGGGACCGCTGATCGGCAAGCGTACCTGGGGTGGGGTGATCGGTATTAGCCCACGCCACCGCCTGGTCGATGGGACACGCACAACACAACCAGAGTTTGCTTTCTGGTTTAAAGATGTCGGTTGGAATGTCGAGAATTACGGTACCGACCCCGATATCGAGGTGGATATCGCTCCCCAGGACTATGCACACCAGCGCGATCCCCAGTTGGAGCGCGCCGTCGCCGAGGCCCTGCGCCTTCTGGAGAGCTATCCAGTCCTGGAGCCAAAACCCGGCGAGCGTCCGCGTCGCTCCCGTCCCCGCCTGCTGGTTGCTCCACCAGCCACGGCCCCCGGCGCCAATAGCGAAACGTTGCCCGCCGGCGATGCCGATACGGCTGCCGCGACTGAGGAGTGA
- the pyrF gene encoding orotidine-5'-phosphate decarboxylase has translation MRELGFLEKWQQASSERQSLLCVGLDPELDRLPAPLRGGGPEALVRFCREIVEATLPYACAYKPNLAFFEALGPQGWSLLREVLAAIPPQVPVIADAKRGDIGHTARAYATAIFEQLGCDAVTVQPYLGYDGVQPFLAYREKLAFVLCRTSNPGAGDFQDLLVQSASGEAQARPLYLAVAERVRQWQERHGNCGLVAGATYPRELAAIRERCPTLPLLVPGVGAQGGELEAAVRAGLDEHGGGMLIAVSRAILYADGGSDYALAAGEAARRLRAAINQARGS, from the coding sequence ATGAGAGAACTGGGCTTTCTGGAGAAGTGGCAGCAGGCGAGCAGCGAACGCCAGAGTCTGCTGTGCGTCGGGCTTGATCCCGAGCTGGATCGCTTGCCGGCACCGCTGCGAGGGGGAGGCCCGGAGGCGCTGGTACGTTTCTGCCGTGAGATCGTAGAGGCGACTTTACCTTATGCCTGTGCCTATAAGCCGAACCTGGCTTTTTTTGAGGCGCTGGGACCGCAGGGGTGGTCGCTGCTGCGCGAGGTACTGGCGGCCATTCCGCCGCAGGTGCCGGTGATTGCTGATGCCAAACGCGGTGATATCGGGCACACGGCCCGCGCCTATGCTACGGCCATTTTCGAGCAGCTTGGCTGCGATGCCGTGACGGTGCAGCCCTATCTTGGCTACGATGGCGTGCAGCCCTTTCTGGCCTATCGTGAGAAGCTGGCCTTTGTGCTCTGCCGCACTTCGAATCCAGGGGCCGGTGATTTTCAAGATCTGCTGGTGCAGTCCGCCTCTGGTGAGGCGCAGGCCAGGCCGCTCTATCTGGCGGTAGCGGAGCGTGTGCGTCAGTGGCAAGAACGTCATGGCAATTGTGGGCTGGTGGCTGGGGCAACCTATCCGCGCGAGCTGGCGGCCATTCGAGAGCGCTGCCCGACCTTGCCGCTGCTGGTGCCCGGAGTGGGAGCCCAGGGAGGCGAACTAGAGGCGGCGGTACGAGCCGGCCTGGATGAGCATGGTGGGGGGATGCTGATTGCGGTCTCGCGGGCTATTCTCTATGCTGATGGAGGAAGCGACTACGCGCTGGCAGCGGGCGAGGCGGCGCGGCGTCTGCGTGCTGCGATTAACCAGGCAAGAGGGAGCTAG
- a CDS encoding orotate phosphoribosyltransferase, with product MDGTELQALFERLGVVSKGHFVLTSGRHSDEYWEKFRLLEWPRVTERLCAEIVARYGREEIEAVAGPTTGGALLAQEVARQLGTRCLVVEPAAGGGRELRRGFSLRQGERLLVVDDVLTTGLSLQETLQALLVYEPTVVGIAVLLDRSGGAAAEQLPVPCQALLTVAARTYEPVACPLCAQGLPLTKPGSRGLTAPGGKPS from the coding sequence ATGGATGGAACAGAGTTGCAGGCGCTCTTTGAGCGTCTGGGAGTTGTCTCGAAAGGGCACTTTGTGCTGACCTCGGGTCGGCATAGTGATGAGTACTGGGAGAAGTTCCGCTTGCTGGAATGGCCGCGGGTGACAGAGCGCCTCTGTGCTGAGATAGTGGCACGCTATGGCCGCGAGGAGATCGAGGCCGTGGCTGGTCCCACCACTGGAGGGGCGCTCTTAGCCCAGGAGGTAGCCCGTCAGCTTGGGACGCGCTGCCTGGTGGTGGAGCCGGCTGCTGGTGGTGGGCGTGAGCTGCGCCGTGGCTTTAGCCTGCGGCAAGGCGAGCGCCTCTTAGTGGTTGACGATGTCCTGACAACAGGGCTGTCGCTGCAGGAGACGCTCCAGGCCCTGCTGGTCTATGAGCCGACGGTGGTGGGCATTGCGGTCTTACTGGATCGCAGCGGCGGTGCGGCGGCAGAGCAATTGCCTGTCCCTTGCCAGGCGCTCCTCACTGTGGCTGCGCGGACCTACGAGCCGGTTGCCTGCCCTCTCTGTGCCCAGGGGCTGCCGCTGACCAAGCCCGGCAGCCGCGGCCTGACTGCCCCCGGGGGGAAGCCGTCATGA
- a CDS encoding acetate/propionate family kinase: MKILVFNAGSSSQKTRLYEVQAPLPAEAPPPIWEASADWSHEPGKTELVIRSASGQEERETLPTSERPAVLKHILHSLSHGATHSIDRGEEIGVVGHRVVHGGAHYSEPALITPELKATIERLQVLAPSHNRASLEAMAAVEEAFPQARQIAVFDTAFHSHMPLPAQIYPGPYEWFAQGLRRYGFHGLSHQYCARRAAQLLGRDLASLRLITCHLGNGCSLAAILGGESIETTMGFTPMEGLMMGTRSGSIDPGLLLYLLRHSGYSADDLDRILNRESGLLGISGLSGDMRTILQARAEGNRRARLAFNTFIHRLRLQIGAMLAVLGGVDALIFTGGIGEHAPEVRAAACETLGFLGLAIDPTRNADPGGDADISSPHSAVRVLVVQTQEDWMIAEACWHLLQQRARS; encoded by the coding sequence ATGAAAATCCTCGTCTTCAACGCCGGTTCAAGCAGCCAAAAGACCAGACTATACGAAGTGCAGGCCCCTTTACCAGCAGAGGCACCACCACCCATATGGGAAGCCAGCGCCGACTGGTCGCACGAGCCGGGCAAAACCGAACTGGTCATTCGCAGCGCCAGCGGGCAAGAAGAGCGCGAGACCCTTCCCACCAGTGAGCGGCCTGCGGTCCTCAAACACATCCTGCACAGCCTCAGCCACGGCGCAACACACAGCATCGACCGGGGCGAAGAGATCGGAGTCGTAGGGCATCGCGTCGTCCACGGCGGCGCGCACTATAGCGAGCCAGCGCTGATCACCCCAGAACTGAAAGCCACCATCGAGCGCCTGCAGGTACTGGCCCCTTCCCACAACCGCGCCAGCCTCGAAGCAATGGCCGCCGTCGAAGAAGCTTTTCCCCAGGCGAGGCAGATCGCCGTCTTCGACACCGCCTTCCACAGCCACATGCCGTTACCAGCCCAAATCTACCCTGGACCCTACGAATGGTTCGCCCAGGGCCTGCGCCGCTACGGCTTCCACGGTCTCAGCCACCAATACTGCGCGCGCCGGGCCGCCCAGCTCCTGGGGCGCGACCTCGCCAGCCTGCGCCTTATCACCTGCCACCTGGGTAACGGCTGCTCGCTGGCCGCCATTCTGGGAGGCGAAAGCATCGAAACCACAATGGGCTTCACCCCAATGGAAGGGCTGATGATGGGCACGCGCTCCGGCTCCATCGATCCTGGCCTGCTCCTTTACCTCCTGCGCCACAGCGGCTATAGCGCAGACGACCTTGACCGCATTCTCAACCGTGAATCGGGCCTATTGGGCATCTCTGGTCTCTCGGGAGACATGCGCACCATTCTGCAGGCACGCGCCGAAGGGAATCGGCGGGCCAGGCTGGCCTTCAACACCTTCATCCATCGCCTGCGCCTGCAGATCGGCGCCATGCTGGCCGTCCTGGGCGGCGTCGACGCCCTGATCTTCACTGGCGGCATCGGCGAACACGCCCCCGAAGTACGCGCCGCCGCCTGCGAAACGCTGGGCTTCCTCGGCCTCGCCATCGACCCCACTCGTAACGCCGACCCGGGTGGCGACGCCGACATCTCCAGTCCTCACTCAGCCGTGCGCGTGCTGGTCGTGCAGACACAGGAAGACTGGATGATTGCCGAGGCCTGCTGGCACCTGCTCCAACAGCGCGCACGCTCTTGA